ATATAATATAAAATTTGGAACTATTATGGAAAATAGACAACAAAACAGTTATTTGATTTTTACTTCGATAACAGATAAAATATTAAGTTTTCAAATTATGAACACATATTAGGAGTATTAAAATATGTCTGAACAACTACATAACGAACAGCCTCTTCAGACACATGAACTAACAAAAGTCATAAAAACCATTTTCGATGAAACACCTATAACAGATATTCATACACATCTCTTCTCACCATCATTCGGAACTCTTTTATTATGGGGTATAGATGAATTACTAACATATCATTATTTAGTAGCGGAATTCTTCAGAACTACAGAGATACCTTATTCCAGTTTCTGGAATATGTCAAAGAAAGAACAAGCACAGTTAATCTGGCAAGCCTTATTTATTGACCGCACACCGATTAGCGAAGCATGCCGTGGAGTGCTCACCGTGTTAAATCGGCTTGGACTTGATACAACAGAGAAAGATTTAAATGCCTATCGGGAATGGTTCTCTCAACAAACATTGTCTGACCATGTCAACCATGTGTTTCAAGTAGCAAACCTCAAAACTGTGGTTATGACCAATGACCCATTTGACCCAATTGAAAGAGATTATTGGATGTCATCAATGGAACTGGATTCAAGGTTTCTCACCTCTCTTCGATTAGACACCCTCATTCTGCGATGGATAGAAACATACCCACTACTTCAGTCATTGGGATATTCCGTAGATGCCAATCTCACAGAAGAAACCCTATCTGAAATTCGTCGCTTCGTCAGCGATTGGATACAAAAGATAAAACCCGTCTATGTCGCCGTATCTCTACCTCCGCAGTTCGACTTCCCTGAGCATAGTCATCGTGGGATTATTCTCGAGCAGGCAATTCTACCTGTAACACGCTTCTTCAATATCCCATTAGCACTTATGCTTGGAGTTACCCGCAGTGTAAATCCAGAATTAAAACTGGCAGGGGATAGCGTCGGAATGGCGTCTCTACGACCCATAGAAAGCCTTTGCGAAAAATATCCACAAAACAAATTTATGTTTACAATG
This Candidatus Hydrogenedens sp. DNA region includes the following protein-coding sequences:
- a CDS encoding glucuronate isomerase, producing MSEQLHNEQPLQTHELTKVIKTIFDETPITDIHTHLFSPSFGTLLLWGIDELLTYHYLVAEFFRTTEIPYSSFWNMSKKEQAQLIWQALFIDRTPISEACRGVLTVLNRLGLDTTEKDLNAYREWFSQQTLSDHVNHVFQVANLKTVVMTNDPFDPIERDYWMSSMELDSRFLTSLRLDTLILRWIETYPLLQSLGYSVDANLTEETLSEIRRFVSDWIQKIKPVYVAVSLPPQFDFPEHSHRGIILEQAILPVTRFFNIPLALMLGVTRSVNPELKLAGDSVGMASLRPIESLCEKYPQNKFMFTMLSRENMHSACVTARKFRNLMPFGCWWFLNNPSLIEEITTMRIELLGTTFIPQHSDARVLEQVIYKWEHTRNILLKVLTEQYGKIVATGWKVTPSDVKRDISNWFGGNFWKFLESKF